The Rubrobacter tropicus nucleotide sequence TCATAATCCTCCAGCTAATCAACGGCGCGTTGACGGTGGTCCTGATCGGCTGGGTCCTGATGCCCATCGTTGGACTGTGGGCCACCATCGACGCCTACCTCGTCGCCAAGCGCAACAACGAGAGGTACGGCTTCAGGTAACATCCCGTATATGGACCAACGAGATTTGCTGACCCTGGAGAGCGCCGTAACAGCCATCGACGAGGCGGCCTCGGCCGTCGCCCGCGAGGTCGAGCGCGACCGCCTGCGCGAGACATCCCTGGCCCGCCTCGCCACAGTCGAAGCCGAACTAACCCGAAGCCGCATCGCGGTCGAGAAGATCATCAAAGAAGAGACCCGCTAGCGAGCCGCGAAGCGACTCGCGCACGCTTCGGCTTGCGCCTCCGCTTTCAGCACGGCGCTTCGCGCCTTTCAGCTAGTCAGCATTTCAGCACGCCTCCTTCGGAGGCTTCCAGGAAGTCATCCGTACGCGTCACGTCCCACGGCACCCGAACCGTCGCGCGATGCGCGGCCCGGTAGGTCTTAGCGCGGCAAGAAGCTGACAAGCTGAAAGCGAGGCCCGCGAAGCAGGCCGAAGCGTGCGCGACGACCGTAGGGAGGAGCTTGCGTGCTAACCTGCGCATCCTCCGGTGCTTACCGGGTTGGTGCGTCCGGTGGCGAGTTGCAGGTGGCGGCCGACGAGTTGGGAGGGGATGCCGAAGCCGGCGTTGGAGGAGTCGGCGCGGCTGGCGAAGATGGTGGAGACTACTTCGCCCTCGGCGTTGACGGCCGGGCCGCCCGAGTTGCCCGGGCGGACGAAGACGCGGAAGCCGGTGACTACGCGTTCGACCGGGCCCTCGTTGTAGGCGTCGCCGGAGATCACGCGTTCGGTCTCGCCGGTTCGGGCCGGTTGGATGTCGAGCGGGCCGTTCTGGGGGAACCCGATCACGGCCGCCGCCTCGCCCTTGCGGGGCGGCGCGAGCGGGATGGGGGAGAGGCCTAGTTTCCTGACGCGCAGGACCGCCACGTCGTTCTTCTCGTCGAAGAGGACCACCTCGGCCTTCAGGCTGCGGCCGACGCCCCTGGGCTGCACCCTCGTCACGGCCTCGCCGGCGACGACGTGGGCGTTGGTGACGACGAGGTTTCTCCCGGCGGCCCAACCCGAGCCCTCGACGCCGTAGCCGCAGGCCACCCCGGTTACGCGCACGGTCCTCATGGACGCCGCCCGCACGTCGGGGTCCGAGACTATGCCTTTCTCCGGGGGGGCGACGTCGGGGCTGGGGCCCTGAATCTTGGGCAGCGGGTCGATCTTGGCGACCGCCCGGGTGAGCATCCCCGAGGGCATCCGCTCGTTGAGAGAGCTCAGGATCTTCGACTCCTCGACGGCCGGATGCAGCCCGGCGAGCGGGGGAGACTGCAGGGCAAAAACCCCGACGGCCCACACCAGAACGAGCGAGAGCGCAAGCCCCAGAACGCCACCCCCCAGACCGTCCAGGGCCGCCGAGGTCGGCCCCGTGAGCCGGTTTCTCAAGGAGCCCCCGACGATGCGGGCCAAAATCTCCCCAAGAACGGCGAAGCCAACGATGCCAATAAGGGTAATACCCAACTCATAAATAGGGTTCCCCCCCTCCGGCGCGAGCGAGGGCGCCACCCTCGACCCGACCGAAGCCCCCACAACCACCCCGACGAGCGAAAAGACGCCAGCCAGAAAGCCGGTGCGCGCGCCGCGCAACACCGCCAGCAAAACGAAGAGGGCTATGAACACATCGAGCGCCACCATCCGCAAATTCTACATTGTTAGCACGCGCGCTTCGCGAGCTATCAGCCCGGCGCTTCGCGCCTTTCAGCACGCTCCAGCCTTCGGCTTCCGCTCTCAGCCCGCATCGGGCTGACAAGCTGCCCGAAGGGAGGAGCTTGCGTGCTAACATCTGCGCATGAGAGTTGCCGAGTTTTTGCCGGAAGTAAAGAAGACGCTCGAGGAGCGCGGGGAGCCGCGTTACCGGTTGGGGCAGGCCTACGCAGCCCTGACGGTCTCCCTGGTGCGGGACTGGGAAGAGGCGACCAGCCTGCCTAAGGGGTTGCGAGAAGCTTTGAACGAGGCTGCTCCGGCGGCGGTGCTCGACCTTCGGAACGCTTCGATGGCGACCGACGGTACCAGGAAGTACCTCTTCTACACGCACGACGGGCATGCGATAGAGACGGTCATGATCCCGGAAAAAGGTCGGCACACGGTCTGCATCTCGACGCAGGTTGGGTGTCCGATGGCCTGCAAGTTTTGCGCTACGGGGCTCATGGGCATCAAGCGGAACTTGAAGGCGCGGGAGATCGCCGAGCAGGTCCTCGTCGCCGCCCGCGACATCGCCCCTGAGAGGGTCTCGAACGTCGTAGTCATGGGGATGGGCGAGCCGATGCTGAACTACGGGGAGACGGTGAAGGCCTTGAGGGTGCTGAACGATGGAGAAGGGTTCAACCTCGCCGCAAGGCACATCGCCGTCTCGACGAGTGGGCTGGTAGACAAGATCCGGCGCTTCGCCGACGAGCCCGAGCAGTTCCATCTGGCGATCTCGCTGCACACGCCGTTTGGGGACGAGCGGGCCGAGATCATGCCCGTCGCCTCCCGCCACTCCATCCCGGAGCTCATGGACGCGGCCCGCTACTACGTCGACACGACGCGCCGCAAGCTCTTCTTCGAGTACACGCTGCTGGCCGGCGTGAACGACCAGCCGCGGCACGTGGAGGCGCTCGTGGACCTGCTGGATCACCCCCTCTACCACCTGAACCTCTTGCGCTTTAACTGGACGGACACGGGCTTCTCGGCGACGAGCAAGGGGGACGCCAAGGCGTTCTTGCGGTACGCGAGGGAGCTCGGCCTCTCGGCGACGCTGCGGCCGAGCCGGGGGCAGGACATCGACGCGGCCTGCGGCCAGCTCGCGGCGAAGGACCTGCGCGGCCGTCCGGCCATCCCGATGCTCTCCCGCCCTTGAAAGACGAGCCTTCGGAGAGGTTGGATCCGCGGGCAAAGGTCGTTTGGAGGATCTCGGGCGCCCTCAACACGTTGCCCCTCCTGGCCGGCGCCGGGTTCGCGAGCTTCGTCCTGCTGAGGTGGGTCGAGGTTTCCGTGCTTGTGGGGATCCTTCCCGTTCTTGCCGTGCTCGCGCTGGCTGTCTTCTCCGTTTTCGTGGCGCCGGGGCTCCGGTGGCGGCGGTGGCGGTACGAGATCCGGCCTGACGAGGTCGACCTGCAGCGAGGGGTCTGGTGGGTGAGCCGCACGCTGGTTCCTCTGGCCCGCATCCAGCACGTGGACACGCGGCAGGGCCCCCTGCAGCGGCGCTACGGGCTCTCGACGGTCGTCTTCCACACGGCGGCGGGGCCGAACCAGATCCCCGAGCTCTCGACACCCATAGCCGCGGAGGCCCGCGACCGCATCGCGGACCTCACCAGGGAGCAGGATGAGCTCTGAGGCGGAGCCGCTACTCCATCTCCACCCCGCGGCGATGGTCATTGACGCCCTGAAGTCCGTCAGGCGCCTGGTGAGCGCCTCGGCCCTGCCCGGCATCATCGTCCTCTTCAGCCAGGGGCTGAGCCCGCTCACGATCTTCCTCGTCCTGCTCGGCGCGGTGGTCCTCGTCGTGCTCGCGGCGGTCTGGGGCTTTCTCTCCTGGAGGGCGACGAGCTACGGGGTGGTGGGCGGCGCGTTCCGGCTGCGGCAGGGCGTCTTCCAGAAGAGCGAGCGGACGATTCCGCTGGAGCACGTCCAGTCCGTGGATACCGTTCAGGGGATAGTGCAGCGGGTATTCGGCGTCTACGAGGTGCGCGTCGAGACGGCGGGCGGCGGCGCGACCGAGCCGGACGCCTCGCTCCCCGCGCTTAGCCGCGGGGCAACGGAGGCCCTGCGGCGTGAGATCGAGGGCGCGAGAAAGGAGCCCGTCGATACCGAAGAAGAGGCCGGGCCCGAAGTCCTGCGGCGTCTGTCTGTGCGGGATCTTCTCGTCGCGGGCGCCACCAGCGGACAGATAGGAGTAGCCCTCTCCCTGCTGGCCGTCGGCTCCCAGGTCTTCGACGAGTTCTTTTCCGAAGCTTTTTTCAGGGATCTGGTAGACAGGGTCGCGCCGAACGCCCTGGTCGTCGCCCTGATTCTCGTCCCCGCCGTCGCGCTCGTCGCCTGGCTGCTGGCGAT carries:
- a CDS encoding MarP family serine protease, producing MVALDVFIALFVLLAVLRGARTGFLAGVFSLVGVVVGASVGSRVAPSLAPEGGNPIYELGITLIGIVGFAVLGEILARIVGGSLRNRLTGPTSAALDGLGGGVLGLALSLVLVWAVGVFALQSPPLAGLHPAVEESKILSSLNERMPSGMLTRAVAKIDPLPKIQGPSPDVAPPEKGIVSDPDVRAASMRTVRVTGVACGYGVEGSGWAAGRNLVVTNAHVVAGEAVTRVQPRGVGRSLKAEVVLFDEKNDVAVLRVRKLGLSPIPLAPPRKGEAAAVIGFPQNGPLDIQPARTGETERVISGDAYNEGPVERVVTGFRVFVRPGNSGGPAVNAEGEVVSTIFASRADSSNAGFGIPSQLVGRHLQLATGRTNPVSTGGCAG
- the rlmN gene encoding 23S rRNA (adenine(2503)-C(2))-methyltransferase RlmN, whose translation is MPEVKKTLEERGEPRYRLGQAYAALTVSLVRDWEEATSLPKGLREALNEAAPAAVLDLRNASMATDGTRKYLFYTHDGHAIETVMIPEKGRHTVCISTQVGCPMACKFCATGLMGIKRNLKAREIAEQVLVAARDIAPERVSNVVVMGMGEPMLNYGETVKALRVLNDGEGFNLAARHIAVSTSGLVDKIRRFADEPEQFHLAISLHTPFGDERAEIMPVASRHSIPELMDAARYYVDTTRRKLFFEYTLLAGVNDQPRHVEALVDLLDHPLYHLNLLRFNWTDTGFSATSKGDAKAFLRYARELGLSATLRPSRGQDIDAACGQLAAKDLRGRPAIPMLSRP
- a CDS encoding PH domain-containing protein, producing the protein MKDEPSERLDPRAKVVWRISGALNTLPLLAGAGFASFVLLRWVEVSVLVGILPVLAVLALAVFSVFVAPGLRWRRWRYEIRPDEVDLQRGVWWVSRTLVPLARIQHVDTRQGPLQRRYGLSTVVFHTAAGPNQIPELSTPIAAEARDRIADLTREQDEL